The following proteins come from a genomic window of Miscanthus floridulus cultivar M001 chromosome 2, ASM1932011v1, whole genome shotgun sequence:
- the LOC136538667 gene encoding uncharacterized protein, which translates to MDATRVMLSAALPVPFLLSIKLTTRTKQLSSSSISNSFSSFSRISTAAPSESSSAPNSSRMRSRSRETTATYPSTSRPHWSCRYRMNGSLASSGKGRSRSARWNGPMATARTACSASTGSRRAHGQKIVPVLSPRYHSMGVREMRSRSTARSAIRRAPLLVPLFNRCFLSCRPCLAGNPVFFVTDDRVLCVGLDILHFFTLDACFQPLDPRAVPTPVAPQQQHAGEAAATMPCTRRSLDEACGGKVPRWIEFWSDAASDRRHRDSSSSEASTTSSRSSGCASPPLAARRSRTPHWVDSYLDRLGHVLRQGRWRDTEVMEMVEVAASGGVFDGEEAAPAAVDSDMVLDALLLKADRCSDSLRWAGWSSEDVSDALGLDLRHCKERPRPAVRVPPEIAVKVEQLAQSVGGRP; encoded by the coding sequence ATGGACGCCACCCGCGTCATGCTGTCGGCGGCGTTGCCTGTGCCGTTcttgctgagcatcaagctcacCACCAGGACGAAGCAGCTGTCCAGCAGCAGCATCTCCAACAGCTTCTCCTCGTTCTCCAGAATCTCCACGGCGGCCCCGTCCGAGTCGTCGTCGGCGCCAAACTCATCGCGGATGCGGTCGCGCTCCAGGGAGACCACCGCGACGTACCCATCCACATCGAGGCCGCACTGGTCCTGTAGGTACCGCATGAACGGGAGCTTGGCATCGTCGGGGAAGGGGAGGTCGCGGTCGGCGCGGTGGAACGGGCCTATGGCCACAGCGCGCACCGCGTGCAGCGCCTCCACGGGCTCACGCCGGGCGCACGGCCAAAAGATTGTTCCCGTCCTCTCGCCGAGGTACCACAGCATGGGTGTCCGCGAGATGAGGTCTCGGAGCACCGCGCGCTCCGCCATCCGACGCGCGCCGCTGCTCGTGCCGCTCTTCAACCGCTGCTTCCTGTCCTGCCGCCCCTGCCTCGCGGGCAACCCGGTGTTCTTCGTCACCGACGACCGCGTCCTCTGCGTCGGCCTCGACATCCTCCACTTCTTCACCCTCGACGCCTGCTTCCAGCCGCTGGACCCGCGGGCGGTGCCGACACCGGtggcgccgcagcagcagcacgccggcGAGGCCGCCGCGACAATGCCGTGCACGCGTCGCAGCCTCGACGAGGCGTGCGGCGGCAAGGTGCCGCGCTGGATCGAGTTCTGGAGCGACGCGGCGTCCGACCGCCGCCACCGTGACTCGTCCTCGTCGGAGGCGTCCACCACGTCGTCGCGGTCCTCCGGGTGCGCGTCGCCGCCGCTGGCGGCCAGGCGGTCTAGGACCCCGCACTGGGTGGACAGCTACCTTGACCGGCTGGGCCACGTGCTGAGGCAGGGCAGGTGGAGGGACACGGAGGTGATGGAGATGGTCGAGGTGGCGGCCTCCGGGGGTGTGTTCGACGGCGAGGAGGCCGCCCCTGCCGCGGTGGATTCAGACATGGTGCTCGACGCGCTCCTGCTCAAGGCCGACCGGTGCTCCGACTCGCTCCGGTGGGCCGGGTGGAGCTCCGAGGATGTGTCGGACGCACTAGGGCTGGACCTCCGCCATTGCAAGGAGCGGCCGCGCCCCGCCGTGCGGGTGCCGCCGGAGATCGCCGTCAAGGTCGAGCAGCTCGCACAGTCGGTGGGGGGGCGCCCCTAA
- the LOC136536467 gene encoding dolabradiene monooxygenase-like, producing MDIEIPFLIAFVFLALLLRLIRSYITSSRTKPSPALRLPPGPWQLPLIGSLHHLLLSRFSDLPHWALREMSGTYGPLMMLRFGSVPTLVVSSAEAAREVMRTHDLAFCNRHLGVTLETISCGGKDIICSPYNAHWRELRKLCMLEIFSQRRVLSFRPVREAEDIFSAGSETSSTVLVWAMSELVKNPQVMYKAQSEVRETFKGQDKITEDDPVKLRYLQLVIKET from the exons ATGGACATCGAGATCCCGTTTCTTATAGCCTTCGTCTTCCTCGCGCTCCTCCTCAGGCTCATCCGGAGCTACATCACATCATCGCGCACGAAGCCATCACCAGCGCTTCGGCTGCCACCAGGGCCATGGCAGCTGCCGCTCATCGGCAGCCTGCACCACCTCCTCCTGTCGCGCTTCAGCGACCTGCCTCACTGGGCGCTGCGCGAGATGTCCGGAACCTACGGGCCCCTCATGATGCTCCGCTTCGGCTCCGTGCCCACGCTGGTGGTCTCCTCCGCCGAGGCTGCCAGGGAGGTGATGAGGACCCACGACCTCGCTTTCTGCAACCGCCACCTGGGCGTCACCCTCGAGACCATCAGCTGCGGCGGCAAGGACATCATCTGCTCCCCCTACAACGCCCACTGGCGTGAGCTCCGCAAGCTGTGCATGCTCGAGATCTTCAGCCAGCGGCGCGTGCTCTCGTTCCGGCCCGTCCGGGAAGCCGAG GATATTTTTTCTGCTGGGAGTGAAACGTCATCAACCGTTCTGGTATGGGCAATGTCGGAGCTTGTTAAGAATCCGCAAGTCATGTATAAGGCCCAGTCAGAGGTGAGGGAGACCTTCAAAGGACAAGACAAGATAACTGAAGATGATCCGGTCAAGTTAAGATATCTGCAGCTGGTGATCAAGGAGACTTGA